A part of Rhodamnia argentea isolate NSW1041297 chromosome 8, ASM2092103v1, whole genome shotgun sequence genomic DNA contains:
- the LOC125316107 gene encoding receptor-like protein EIX2, which translates to MARKISFIELLPLLVLSGLLFPGTVKFALSTWGIASGCFASEREALAKLKGGFTDPLGRLASWVGKDCCKWRGIVCSNLTGRVVEINLHNPYVGDDLSGDLKPGQALGGEISPSLLDVKELNYLDLSMNNFEGTKIPRFIGSLKQLRYLNLSGASFGGLIPPSLGNLSRLQYLDLSNCFAKTSQNDLLWLPGLSSLRYLNLGAVDLSKAADYWLRAINSLPSLTELRLPNCFLSKLPLSLPFINVTSLEVLDLSNNNFNSTSPRWLFNLTRLVCLDLNSNNLGGELPDEFANLASLQELDMSQNSYLEGRLPKSLGSLCDLRVLMLSLNGITGEITDSIDGLARCNDSKLENLNLWDNGLSGNLPDSLGKLKRLRYLQFGQNSFQGSIPQSIGNLSLKELSVTHNRMSGIPESFGQLSTLAAADLSENLWEGVVTERHLANLSSLEDLDLNKASPNISLAFKIAPGWIPPFKLRYLNIRSCQLGPEFPTWLRNQNNLKTVVLNNANISGTIPNWFLQMNLQLDELDVAYNRLTGEPPTSLLFIDDQSNVDLGSNLYEGPLPIWSSNVTSLYLGDNRFSGPIPPNIGELMPGLTDLDICRNGLNGTIPLSIGNMTNLTTLVISNNYLSGEIPRFWSNLSLLWILDMSNNSLSGPIPSEVGFLSSLRFFILSDNNLSGKLPSSLRNCSSLDSLDLGENNFSGNIPAWIAGSIPSLLILSLRSNSFTGEIPSQTCRLSNLHIVDLSHNSLTGSIPQCIGNLTGMKLEPTDADTVRYEGLLTLVAKGRFIQYGQSILYLVNSLDLSDNRLSGEIPEGLTSLVRLGTLNLSMNHLTGKIPIHIGNLEWLETLDLSSNNLSGPIPPSMTNLTKLNHLNLSYNDFSGKIPTANQFQTFNDPSIYEGNVGLCGIPLPELCPGDEKQPESPDDGGGNSESKDGDDDLDYFWLFLSIGLGFFVGFWGVCGPLIVRKSWREAYYGFADRMKNKLVALVASQAG; encoded by the coding sequence ATGGCTCGTAAGATCTCCTTCATTGAGCTTCTACCTCTCCTGGTCCTATCAGGACTTCTATTTCCTGGAACTGTGAAGTTCGCGCTTTCCACTTGGGGAATCGCTTCAGGTTGCTTCGCAAGCGAAAGAGAAGCGCTCGCCAAGCTGAAAGGTGGCTTCACGGATCCTTTGGGCCGGCTCGCTTCGTGGGTCGGGAAAGACTGCTGCAAATGGAGAGGAATTGTATGTAGCAACCTGACTGGGCGAGTGGTCGAGATTAACCTCCACAACCCGTATGTGGGTGATGATCTAAGCGGCGATCTCAAGCCAGGACAAGCGCTGGGGGGTGAGATCAGTCCTTCTCTGCTCGATGTAAAAGAGTTGAACTACTTGGATTTGAGCATGAACAATTTTGAAGGCACCAAAATCCCCAGATTCATTGGTTCGCTAAAGCAGCTGAGATACCTCAATCTATCGGGCGCGTCTTTCGGCGGACTGATTCCTCCGAGTCTCGGGAACCTTTCGCGATTGCAGTATCTGGACCTCAGCAATTGTTTTGCCAAAACGAGCCAAAACGATCTTCTCTGGCTTCCTGGGCTTTCTTCCCTGAGATACCTTAATCTTGGAGCCGTTGATCTCAGTAAAGCCGCAGACTATTGGCTTCGAGCTATCAATTCGCTACCTTCTCTCACGGAGTTGCGCTTGCCCAACTGTTTCCTGTCAAAGcttcctctttctcttccaTTCATCAATGTCACATCGCTTGAGGTCCTCGATCTCTCGAACAATAACTTCAACTCTACATCGCCTCGGTGGCTGTTCAATCTCACTCGCCTCGTGTGTCTTGATCTAAACTCAAATAATCTCGGGGGCGAGCTTCCAGatgaatttgctaatttagcatCCCTACAAGAACTCGACATGTCCCAGAATTCGTACCTCGAAGGTCGGCTTCCGAAATCCTTGGGGAGCTTATGTGATTTGCGTGTCCTAATGCTTTCTCTCAATGGAATCACTGGTGAGATAACTGATTCTATTGACGGGTTAGCTCGATGCAACGATAGCAAGTTGGAAAATCTGAACTTGTGGGACAATGGGTTGTCTGGTAATTTGCCAGATTCTCTAGGAAAATTAAAGAGGCTAAGGTACCTCCAATTTGGGCAGAATTCATTTCAAGGTTCCATTCCACAGTCGATTGGAAACTTGTCGTTGAAAGAGCTTTCCGTTACCCACAACAGGATGAGTGGGATTCCTGAAAGTTTCGGGCAACTGTCGACACTGGCCGCAGCGGATCTCTCCGAGAACTTGTGGGAAGGAGTCGTGACGGAGCGTCACCTAGCAAACCTCTCGAGCCTCGAGGATCTTGATTTGAATAAAGCCTCCCCAAACATTTCCTTGGCATTCAAGATAGCCCCCGGTTGGATTCCTCCCTTCAAGCTCAGGTACCTTAACATCAGGTCTTGCCAATTGGGTCCTGAGTTTCCTACTTGGCTCAGGAATCAAAACAACCTCAAGACCGTGGTGTTGAACAACGCTAACATTTCAGGAACCATACCCAATTGGTTCTTGCAGATGAATCTGCAATTAGATGAACTAGACGTCGCATATAATCGACTCACCGGCGAGCCACCCACCTCGCTGTTGTTTATAGATGACCAGTCTAATGTCGACTTGGGTTCTAACCTCTACGAAGGTCCTCTTCCTATCTGGTCTTCCAACGTGACCTCACTGTATCTCGGAGATAATCGCTTCTCGGGTCCCATTCCTCCCAACATCGGTGAACTGATGCCAGGCCTGACAGATTTAGATATATGTCGGAATGGCCTAAATGGTACCATTCCCTTGTCCATTGGGAATATGACCAATTTGACAACCTTAGTTATCTCCAACAACTACCTATCAGGAGAAATACCGCGGTTCTGGAGCAACTTATCCTTGCTGTGGATTCTCGACATGTCGAACAATAGCCTTTCGGGTCCAATACCGAGCGAGGTCGGCTTTCTTTCCTCTCTCCGGTTCTTCATACTCAGTGACAACAATCTCTCTGGCAAACTTCCGTCCTCCTTGCGGAACTGCAGCTCTTTGGACAGTCTCGATCTAGGCGAGAACAATTTCTCAGGAAACATTCCCGCATGGATTGCAGGGAGCATTCCTTCGTTGCTGATTTTGAGCCTGCGGTCCAATTCTTTTACTGGGGAAATTCCCTCTCAGACATGCCGTCTTTCGAATCTCCACATAGTAGACCTCTCGCACAACAGCTTGACAGGATCAATCCCGCAATGCATCGGAAACTTAACTGGCATGAAATTGGAGCCCACGGATGCTGACACGGTGAGGTACGAGGGACTCTTGACCTTGGTGGCCAAAGGAagatttattcaatatggtcaaaGCATTCTTTACCTCGTCAACAGTTTGGACCTCTCGGACAACCGCTTGTCGGGGGAGATTCCCGAAGGGCTAACGAGCCTCGTGAGGTTGGGGACCTTGAATTTGTCCATGAACCATCTCACCGGAAAAATACCGATCCACATTGGGAACTTGGAATGGCTGGAGACTCTCGACTTATCAAGCAACAATCTCTCAGGGCCGATTCCTCCGAGCATGACCAATTTAACAAAGCTGAATCACTTGAACCTGTCGTACAACGACTTTTCAGGCAAAATCCCGACGGCCAACCAGTTCCAAACCTTCAACGACCCATCGATTTACGAGGGCAACGTGGGCCTCTGTGGGATTCCATTGCCCGAGTTATGCCCGGGAGACGAGAAACAGCCAGAGTCTCCTGACGATGGCGGCGGAAACAGTGAGAGCAAGGACGGGGACGATGATCTCGATTATTTCTGGCTCTTCCTGAGCATCGGGCTCGGTTTCTTTGTCGGGTTCTGGGGCGTCTGCGGCCCTTTGATCGTAAGGAAGTCCTGGAGAGAGGCTTACTACGGTTTCGCAGACAGGATGAAGAACAAGCTAGTAGCACTCGTCGCGAGTCAGGCAGGCTAG